CAGCTCGGGATCTTCGCACAGGTTGGATCTCTAgcctgggaggcaactccccagCAGGCCAGGAGGCTCACTGCTTctcatccttcagatctcagctcaggAGCCctctcctccaagaagccctccctgatccccagggtgggtcaggtgCCTCTTCTGCGATCTTGTAGTCCTCTGGGATCCCCCATTCCagttctgcttgctctgggtccTCACTGTCTGCAGATGGACCTCTCCGAgtccaggggtggggtgggggtgcggagCCCGGGACTGTCTCGGTCATTGCTgcatccccagcccccagcccagacGCGGCCTGTGGAGGTGCTGAATGTTTGATGAAGGAAGAGGACGAAGGAGGCTTGGCAGATGGGCATGGGTGCAGCCCCTTCCTGGCTGGCTctccaggagctggaggaagtgGCCCGGGAACTGGAGCAGAATGAGCTGGGGTCATGAATGAATGCTGCGGTTTCCAGAGGCAGGTAATTGAGTCTCTCCCACTCTGCAAGTCCGTCTCTGCCTGAATGTGTGCGGTTTGCGCGGTTTGTACGTCTGTGTGTTTGTCAGACTTGCTTTCCTGTAATGAGTCCATATTGGAGGGTCTTCCCTCCCGGGCCAGGTGTTCATGTCTGTGAATTTGGGGGAGGAATCTTGGCCTGAGCGTTTGGTGTCTGGGAATGCCTGAGAATATTTTTACATCTGGCCTCTGTGCACTTGTGTCCGTCCATGAGAATGTGAATGAGTTGGGCTGCTGGGCTGCACTTCCATCTGTGCGGTTTGTGAATTCTGGGCTACGCGCTCCGCAGACCACTGTGCCGCAGTTCCTGCTGTGGCCTTGAGCTGCTCTGTTCTCTTTCTGGgtctccaccttcccctctgtTGTTTGCAGAGGCTCCTTTGGTGAACCTAACTCCGGATTCAGGAAATCCTTTGACTAGCGGGTGCCTCTGGCTCTATCCCAGGATATGCGGGTAGGAGAGACCCCAGGGTGCCTGGCTTGGGCAGAGAGGAGGCCAGGAGGGGAGACCGTGTGGAGATGGCTTCGAAGGACTGCAGGGTCTAGGGGAGGCTTGGCAGCTGTAGAGAGAGTGGCTGCAGTGGAGGGGAGCCGGTGGCCCCCAGTGGCCTGGGGTTCCCGAGTCTTGGTCTCCAGACCTTCAGCTCCTTCCCTGTGCACGTCACGGTGCCCAGCCCTTGATCCCAATCTCAGGCCCTGTATCTTTTCACTCTTTCTGTAACTGGTGTCTCTGGCGTGGCCTTTCTCTGTTGTTTTCTGACGTGGCCTCTCATCCATAGTGTCTTCCTGCCCGACTCtccctcgtttttttttttttccttagggagCCTCTTTCCCCGCCCTACCTCCCCCCTTCTTGGAGGGCCTTTGCCCCCCGCCTTTTCTCACTCACATCTCTCGCTACTTCTATCTGCCATTGAAATGGttgtgaggaagcagaggaggggagagcagaagagagaaagtcATTGTGAAGAGCCAGACCCTGAGCTGGGTGTTGAAGGAcaggcaggggcggggaggggtgaggtaggagagggagggaggaggccggAGTCAGGGAGTCTGGATACCAGATGCTGAACTGGGCGGTGGATGCTGGGTTGGGTGTGGAAGCCACGtgctggccagggccaggcagggctgctggcagTGACCGCGGTGTGGTTTCAGAACTGGCCTCTCCCCAGCGCTTCCTGTCATCCCGGCAGCGCTGGCGACGCTAAATCACCACCCTCCCCGAAGGTGGGTAGGTGAGTAGATGGTGCAGAGAAGGGAAAAATGAATGACTTATTTGGCAAACTGAGTGCCTAGATGGAGGAGGAGAGTTGAGTGTGTGGTGAGGAGGGCCAGGCCCTCAGACGTTGGGTCTGCGTCCTGGGCGTGATGGAGACCATGGATGGGTTTTGAACAAATCTGGAGGCTAGAAAGATCTCcctctgggccctttgtggggGACGCAGGGGCCCAGTGTGACTGACTGGCAGCCCCATGAGCAGCTGCGGGTGGGATCCCTGCCGGTGGGACTCCACCCCCTGACATCACTGTCACATTATTGCACAAGGGCTGGTTGACCAATAAGCTGCTGCTTGCTACTATGGGTCCTAGCAACGGGGTCTGACCCTGGGCTAACAGGGCAGGAGACCCCCCAGCAGGGAGagtgtgaggggagagggagagcctACAGGGCAGGTGAGCATCCTGAGGGCGGGGTCTCCAGCTGGGTCCTGTGGGTGGGGGTGCGGCTTCCACTCCCAACCCAGCTCCTTTGGCCCTTACTCCACCCAAGGGCCATGGACCTGTCTGCCCCTTGCTGCTGGGACCTGTCTGAGGCTCCCAGTTTCCATTCCCTGAGATGTGGGGGAGGACATGGACATAGCATGGGGGAAATGGCCTGACCAGGGATGGGAGTAAGACCTGGCAGGAACAATGTCGTAAGGACAAGTTTCTGTGGGGTtgcggggtggaggtggggacaggggcagCCAAGGAGACGAGGGGGGAGGCAAAGACATGTGCCTGAAGGTAGAGCAGCTCTTCAGAGGGCGAGGGAGCCAGGGACCTGGATTTGAGTCCTGGTGGTGGCTCTGAGCAAAGACATCCCTTGCCTGGTCTGAGCCCCAGTCCCTCTCCATCGATGGGGACAGTGACCCGGGATGCGGTTGTCTCTCCCAAGGTTGTCTGAAGAGTCTTAGTCAGTGAGGAGTGTGTTTTAGAGGCGATGGACCAGAAGAGAGTGTGACTGGGAAGAGGGAGGGCCAGGGAAGCTCCCAGGTGAGGAGGACGGGGTCTGAGGAGTGGCCACATGTCGGCTCCAGGGTGTGGGAGGGGACTTGGCCTGGCAAGGCCGGCCCCAGCAGGACTGGGTGTTTAATGCGGGGGGTCCCTGGTGTCTGGGCCCTTCCCTATCCGGGCTTCTTCCACCAGCCAAGCCCACAAATGTCCTCAAAGTTAACCTAAGGATAGAGGACACATGGGCTCACCAGCAGGCGTCACAGCGGCCCTGCGAGGCAGGCAGGGCTCCCTTCCACGTGCAGACCAGGCAGCCaaggctggagagggagggactCGCAAATTCGCACAGCTAGAAGTGTTAGTGACAACCATAGGAACGATGATGGCGCTGACAAATAACAGagaccccctgccctgtgccGGCCACCATTTAAAATGCTTCGTATGCACTAACTCACTGAATTCTCAACAACCCAAGACGGTGCTTTTCTATGATTATGGTTAtcctcatcttacagatgagaaaaacgaGGTAGAGAGAAAGTAGCTTCCCCCGAATCCAAAGCAACTTTGCGGCAGAGCCGGGAGTCGATCCCAGGGTGTGGGTGTCCTTCACCCTCCCTTCACGCTGCTCCCGGTGACAGTGGTGGCAGAAGTGCAGCCACTGTCCTTGACGGCACCAGGAGCTGGGTTTCAGCCCTGTCCTCCGCAGGCCTGGCTACATCATTTGTGGGCCCAGCACAAAAGAACAACACAGAGCCCTGGTTCGaatattattaagaattttaatcAGTGTCTGCAGATAAGCATTCAGCCAAGAGCTGGGCCTTATGTGGCTGCACAGGTCACAGCTACGCACAAAACCGTCCCGCTCCCAGATTATCCCAGAGACTCCTCAGTGCTGCTGGAGGCAGGTCAGTCCCGCCCGCTAGCCAGAGGAGCAAACCAGCTCAGAGAGGGGCCTCATTTTGCCccgggtcacacagcaagttagtGGCAGAGATGGGATGTAGACTTGGGCCTGAGAGACCCCAAAGCCCCCTAATTCATGTCCAAAATGTCCCCCGGGGgtgtttgagaaggagagggcCGTGGGGTGCCAGAGGGGGGACTTCCTTCATGTCCCTGGTGTCTCCTGCCCCATGCAAGGCCCAGGAGACACGAAAGGCTCCCTTTTCTACCCCCAGACACCAGGACCCCTGGTCCTGTCACTCTCCCATCCCCCCTGAGCCATGGCCACGTCAAAGTGTCCGGGGGAGGAGGAGACCACCATCCTCATGGCTAAAGAAGAGCTGGAGGCCCTGCGCACCGCCTTCGAGTCCGGTGACATCCCCCAGGCCGCCTCGCGCCTCCGGGAGCTGCTGGCATCCTCCGAGAGCACCCGCCTGGAGGTGGGTGTCACTGGCGAGTCTGGCGCAGGCAAGTCATCCCTCATCAACGCCCTCCGCGGCCTGGGGGCTGAGGACCCCGGTGCGGCTCTCACCGGCGTTGTGGAGACCACGATGCACCCCTCGTCCTACCCACACCCCCAGTTTCCTGACGTGACGCTGTGGGACCTGCCCGGGGCTGGCTCTCCGGCCTGCTCCGCTGACAAGTACCTGAAGCAGGTGGACTTCGGCCGCTACGACTTCTTCCTGCTGGTGTCCGCCCGCCGCTGCGGGGCCGTGGAGACCCGCCTGGCCTCCGAGATCCTGCGCCAGGGCAAGAAGTTCTACTTCGTGCGCACCAAGGTGGACGAGGACCTGGCGGCCACGCGCACCCAGCGGCCCTCCTGCTTCAGCGAGGTGGCCGTGCTGCAGGAGGTCCGCGAGCACTGCGCCGAGCAGCTGCGCGCAGCCGGCGTGGCCGACCCCCGCATCTTCCTCGTGTCCAACCTGTCGCCGGTCCTCTACGACTTCCCGCTGCTCCTGTCCACCTGGGAGCATGACCTGCCCGCGCACCGGCGCCACGCCGGCCTGCTGTCGCTGCCCGACATCTCGCTGGAGGCCGTGCGGAAGAAGAAGGACATGCTCCAGGAGCAAGTGCTCAAGACCGCGCTGGTGTCGGGCATCATCCAGGCCCTGCCAGTGCCAGGGCTGGCGGCTGCCTACGACGACGCGCTGCTCATCCGCTCACTGCGCGGCTACCACCGCAGCTTCGGCCTGGACGACGACTCGCTGGCCAGGCTGGCGGAGCAGGTGGGCAAGCAGGCAGGTGACCTGCGCTCCGTCATCCGCTCCCCGCTGGCCAACGAGGTCTCCCCTGAGGCTGTCCTGCGGCTCTACTCGCAGTCGTCCAACGGCGCCATGAGAGTGGCCCGGGCCTTCGAGAAGGGCATCCCCGTGTTTGGCACCCTGGTGGCCGGCGGCATCAGCTTCGGCACCGTCTACACCATGCTCCAGGGCTGCCTCAACGAGATGGCGGAGGACGCCCAGCGCGTCCGCATCAAGGCCCTGGAGGAGGATGAGTCCCAGCCCGAGGTCAGCTTGGAAGCGGCTGGCGACAACCGCGTGGAGAATCACGgatctggggagggaggtggcgaGGAGGCCCCGATCTCCATCCGCCGGAAGCTCGGCCTCCTGCTCAAGTATATCCTCGACAACTGGAAGAAGCGGGACTTGGAAGAGAAGTAAAAATGCAGCCCCCACCCTTCCCGCCTCATCCGCAAACCAAGTCTTAATAAAGCCaaacaaacacaaggcccatgtcCGAGCTGCCGTTGCTGAGGGGCAGGGTGTGGAGGGGTCTGAGTGAGGTGGGTGGCCCCAGGTGGAAGAGGGGTACACTGAGCAGGGATAGGAGTTGACCCTGGGGAGAGGGAAGTTCTGGGCATGGGTGGTGGGCCGAGGTCTGCTTGGTGATCTCTCTCCCCCTGGTCCCTAAGTGGCCAAGGGGGATTGTGGGGCGACTAGGCAGCCTGGCCTGGATCCAAGACAGGAGCCAACTATCAACCTGCggtgggtggctgggtggggatCAGGGCCTGCAAAGGTGCTTATTTTAGTTGCAAAGGCATATCCCTTCCAGAGAATCCCAGCGTCCCAAAGGCCTTctctggagggggcaggggcagccaaTCGGGGCCCAGGATTGGCACAATGGTGCCTAGCAACTGGGCTAAGCAGAGGGGGGCACAGGGGCATCCTGGGTCAGCACTGCTGCCCGTGAGTGATGGCGGGCTGGGTGGTGGACATAGCGGAGCCACAGGGCCCCTGCGCTGGCCTTTGTGTGGAGGTGGTAAGGGGGCTGGTGGGCGGTTTCTCTGAGCATcaagagagaggaggcagagggcacagctctGCCACCTAGAAAGATGGTTTCATAAAGATGGCGGGTGTATCTGACCGAGTGTGACTGTGTGTGGCAGTAAGTATGTCTGATGGGAGGAATCCTGGTGAGTCTTCCTGATTTTGAGTAGTTTGCCGAGACTGGAGATACCTGTCCGTCTGcataaggggtgtgtgtgtgtgtgtgtgtgtgtgtgtgtgtgtgtgagagagagagagagagagagagagagagcgagtaCACACGTGCACCCCCTAGTGAGTACTGGGAATGTGCTGAAAGGCCGGGGGTCTCAAAGTGATGGCGACTGCGTGGGGATCTGAAAGCTTCACAGGGCTGAGTGACAGACACGTGCAACACAGTGGGTGTGCACATCTGTGTCTGGACCAGGCGGCCCAGTGAAACCAAATTCCTCGGCTGATTCAAATATcacacatgtttaaaaaaatccaagaactACTGGACTGGGCGGCCTGGACAGGACGGGTTGCCACAGGGCTTCTGCGGGCTTGGACGAGGGTCAGGCAAGGGGCGGATTCAGGTGTGCAGAAGAAGGGCGAGTTCCCAGTGAGTCCCAGAAGGCTCTGGAGGCTGTGTACAAGGCTGGTGGCAAGATGGGGACTGTGGGGTCGGGAGGAGGCCTCACCTTCGGTGCTCACAAATACTCCCTGTGGATTTTCCAGAATCTGGTGATGGTGGTTCTTGCCTCATTTGGGGGCCTCAAATTACACATGACCCTATGAAACAGTCCCCGACTCAGAGGGCCCGCTTTGACTTGCACGATTAAAGGGGGTACCAATTCTCTTGGCTGAAGAGCTCTCTCCTTTGCAGAAGGGATTCCTCTCCTCCCAGAGGCCTCCCCATTCATTGGCTCTGCTGGACTATCAGGGTTCACATGGGCCCTTCTGCACCAAAAGGGGTGCGGAGAATCATGGGAGGGAAATCCCAGACCCCAGATGCAGAAGACAGCCAGTCCTTTCCAGACCCATTCTCGAAGCACAGCCCACATCCCCATACCTGTGGGCCCTCAGGCATCTCCCTAAACACAGGGCTCACTGGCCCCAAGGGGCAGGGACAGAAAGGTGGGCTTGAGGAGCAAGTGCTCTCACGACCCTGGGCCTGAGGTTAGGAGAGACAGGGCGGGTTAGAATGGGTTACTCTTGTCTCCAGCAGTCACCGTGTCCTGGCCTTTCTGCCTCCATCTCTCCACTCCCCCATCTCAACCCCCTTAGCCCCTGGTCCAGCTCGGGGGCCTTGCCTCTCCCTCCAGTTGCTgccccagtccctccctccctcctctcccaggctctAGTCTCATTTCCCATAAGGCCAGAGGGACTTCAATGTCCACAGCAGACCGCTCGCTCCCCTGCTCAAGCCCTTTCCATGGCTACCCACAGATAAAGATCAAGCCCAGCCTGATGTTCCAAGGCCCTCCCTAGCTGGCCCCTGCCTGAACCGCATCAACTGTAAGCTCCCGGTTTTCCTGAAATAGCAGAGCTGGGGGGCCTCTGAGGAGTCATCTCTCCATTCCACAGGTGAGGAAGCCGACACCCCGCCCCTCCCGGGTGGAGGAGGTAAAGGCTGCACAGGGCACATGACTTGCTCAGTGTCACCGGCAAGTCCCTGGCATGGCAGGGACTAGATGCAGTCATGCAATTCCACCTGTGAGTGCTGGCAGCCCCGCCCAGCCTGGGCGAGGACTCCGAGGCCCCGGGCAGGACGGGGCTTGCCCAGGTGCTCGCTGCGGGTGCGGAGCAGATGGGTGCTCAGAAGCCAGGCAGTAGGGTGGGCAATGTTTCCACAAATGCACCGGATCCCTTGGGTCTCTCTTCCGGGTGTTGGAACTATAGCACCCAAAGAggtcctggcacatagtgggtgctgAATTGTGCAAGGATCAGGGGGTTTTGTGTGGCAAAAGGGTCAGAGGGaaacacagggggaaaaaaaacccaaaccaaccaAAATGCACCAGAGGGAGCCCGTCCATGTCCTGGTTCTGGTACAAGCTGTCAGTCACTTGGCAAGGGACTTCCACCTCCCTGAGCCTGTGTCCAACTCTGTCAAATGGGGACTTAATGAAACGCTGCACGTGGTTAGACCAGTAGCTGGCCCAGGGTGAACAGAATGTGAACTACCTACCAGTAACAACGACGAGGCTCCCAGCTCTTCACCACTGACCTGTGTTGTTCATTGCAGTGCCTGCCTGGTGCAGGGATCATGTCCCAGAAGTTATCTAAGAATTGGAAttctagccctggccgggtagctctgttggttagagcgtcgtcccaatatgccaaggttgcaggttcgatccccggtcagggcacatacaagacgcaactaatgaatgcataagtcagtggaacaacaaatcaatctctctctctcacctttcccccctctctgtaatattcaataaattaaaaaaaaatttaaagaatttgaaTTCTAGGATCAGAAGACCTCAGTCCCATCCCTAACCCCCACACACTGGCTGGAGGTCTTGGGCAAGGGACCTCTCCCCTCACTGCCAAATGTGAATAGTAAGGGGATCTCCTTTTCTGGCTCTTGAGGATTTTATGAGATGCTCCAGGAAGAGAGGTTGGCAGCGATGAATACATGTTAACTAAAATATTTAGCACCGGGCCTGGCATAATGTTACACCAGTACTATTACTGGTGATGCCACAAATACCTTGGGGTTGCTGAGGGCTGGAGAGAAGAGGGCAACTCAGGGTGAAAATACTCCCTTACCTGTCCTGCCAAAGGTCGAGTCCTGAAGAAGGAGACCGGGGCTGAGGCAGTCCATGGCAAGCAACATCTTCCAGTTAGGCTTCAGCCAGTCCCAGATATTGGGGCTGGTAAAGGACACCAGGGCTCTGAGGGAGGCCTTCGAGGCAGGGAGCC
The sequence above is drawn from the Desmodus rotundus isolate HL8 chromosome 12, HLdesRot8A.1, whole genome shotgun sequence genome and encodes:
- the IRGC gene encoding interferon-inducible GTPase 5; translated protein: MATSKCPGEEETTILMAKEELEALRTAFESGDIPQAASRLRELLASSESTRLEVGVTGESGAGKSSLINALRGLGAEDPGAALTGVVETTMHPSSYPHPQFPDVTLWDLPGAGSPACSADKYLKQVDFGRYDFFLLVSARRCGAVETRLASEILRQGKKFYFVRTKVDEDLAATRTQRPSCFSEVAVLQEVREHCAEQLRAAGVADPRIFLVSNLSPVLYDFPLLLSTWEHDLPAHRRHAGLLSLPDISLEAVRKKKDMLQEQVLKTALVSGIIQALPVPGLAAAYDDALLIRSLRGYHRSFGLDDDSLARLAEQVGKQAGDLRSVIRSPLANEVSPEAVLRLYSQSSNGAMRVARAFEKGIPVFGTLVAGGISFGTVYTMLQGCLNEMAEDAQRVRIKALEEDESQPEVSLEAAGDNRVENHGSGEGGGEEAPISIRRKLGLLLKYILDNWKKRDLEEK